The following are from one region of the Acidobacteriota bacterium genome:
- a CDS encoding enoyl-CoA hydratase/isomerase family protein codes for MNEFKGQAISWQIVNGAIELALHREPCNEIGSGTLEELETFAAALPKLAGDAHALIVHSTMKAGFSAGADLRELYQGAQGMEKAEAVRGVREFLRRIHAVMNTLDAAPLTTIAAVHGVTFGGGFELALVCDIIIADRMARFCFPELRLGLIPGFGGIPRLKRDLGNAVVRDLLMTGRSFNVMKAQQIGLVSQIAAEGEALRLARATAAQVGKFDRRTSMAAKEFMKPIPYDELKREIEIFCDLFAQPAVEEGLRKFVENEGVQPYLP; via the coding sequence ATGAACGAATTCAAGGGGCAGGCAATTTCGTGGCAGATCGTGAATGGAGCGATTGAGTTGGCGCTCCATCGTGAACCTTGTAACGAGATTGGGTCGGGAACACTGGAAGAGTTGGAAACGTTTGCGGCCGCGCTGCCGAAACTGGCGGGCGATGCGCATGCGTTGATCGTCCATTCCACGATGAAGGCAGGGTTTTCGGCCGGCGCCGACTTGCGCGAACTATATCAAGGCGCGCAGGGGATGGAGAAGGCCGAGGCGGTGCGAGGCGTCCGGGAATTCCTGCGGCGCATTCACGCGGTGATGAACACGCTGGACGCAGCGCCGCTCACGACGATTGCGGCGGTCCACGGTGTGACGTTTGGCGGCGGATTTGAGTTGGCGCTGGTGTGCGACATTATTATTGCGGACCGGATGGCGCGTTTCTGCTTTCCAGAATTGAGATTGGGCCTGATTCCGGGATTCGGCGGGATTCCCCGTCTGAAACGGGATTTGGGGAATGCTGTGGTACGCGACTTGCTGATGACGGGACGTAGTTTCAATGTCATGAAGGCACAACAGATCGGGTTGGTCAGTCAGATCGCTGCCGAAGGCGAGGCGTTACGCCTGGCGCGCGCGACTGCGGCACAGGTCGGAAAATTTGATCGTCGGACTTCGATGGCAGCGAAAGAGTTCATGAAGCCGATCCCGTATGACGAGTTGAAACGCGAAATCGAAATTTTTTGCGACTTGTTTGCACAGCCGGCCGTCGAAGAAGGATTGCGGAAATTCGTGGAGAACGAGGGCGTGCAGCCGTATTTGCCGTAG
- a CDS encoding acyl carrier protein has translation MPTTDNTLDEILSLAATHFKVPREKLTPDGDFFKALGIDSLQALDLLTRLEQHFRIELPDYELQGVSDFRTLASRIQARL, from the coding sequence ATGCCAACTACTGACAACACACTCGACGAGATACTCAGCCTGGCTGCGACACATTTCAAAGTGCCGCGGGAAAAGCTCACGCCCGATGGAGACTTCTTCAAGGCGTTGGGCATCGATAGCCTGCAGGCGCTTGATTTGTTGACACGGCTCGAACAGCACTTTCGGATCGAGTTGCCGGACTACGAGTTGCAAGGCGTATCGGATTTCCGCACGCTGGCGAGCCGGATTCAGGCGCGGCTGTAG